One segment of Deinococcus misasensis DSM 22328 DNA contains the following:
- a CDS encoding AGE family epimerase/isomerase, with protein MRHRTLLSLILASGTLASAQTLSAPVQVETYCKQLVQNVDRWNGGPEGKTGMGAYNPGFSGFFNVNLTRDWQPKPTDTISSVAQERAIYMNIEAYRASKEPRFKQAAIDGADFLLKHFWDPKLGGFYWEVDRNGNPTSRSKQGYGNVFGLFTLTHLYDITKDIKYLRVILQQLDVMKNHFVVKEHPGIVHPGFNADFTAVEGNNNSDVFTHYFEALMALHDILKGQRKAEVHQMIQQAGEGLIQVLYRDQTGYTDRGYVAYNYDSAWEPASAPYTRDTQWTTSRQASTGHNIELAYLLSRAVERGFDPQWLKTAQKLKKFVEVHALNPDTGAMQYEVTDHDGTPLQGNPDNDFYVWWANSETARGFLHFYVVRKDDTLKEFALQENFIQNHFVDKEFGGWYQSVHVGDLQVFDTTKGSIWTMNYHETMLAVEVLRLARLYPEAMGKQNSSCFVASKR; from the coding sequence ATGCGTCACCGCACATTGCTCTCTTTGATTCTTGCTTCAGGCACTCTGGCATCTGCGCAAACCCTCTCTGCACCCGTTCAGGTGGAAACCTACTGCAAACAGTTGGTGCAAAACGTGGACCGTTGGAACGGAGGACCTGAAGGAAAAACCGGAATGGGAGCCTACAACCCCGGTTTCTCTGGATTCTTCAATGTCAACCTGACCCGAGACTGGCAACCCAAGCCCACAGACACCATCAGTTCAGTGGCCCAAGAGCGTGCCATCTACATGAACATCGAAGCGTACCGTGCCAGCAAAGAGCCACGTTTCAAGCAAGCAGCCATTGATGGTGCAGACTTTCTGCTGAAACACTTCTGGGACCCCAAACTGGGAGGGTTTTACTGGGAAGTAGACCGCAACGGCAACCCCACCAGTCGCAGCAAGCAGGGATACGGCAATGTTTTTGGCCTGTTCACCCTGACCCACCTGTACGACATCACCAAAGACATCAAGTACCTGCGGGTCATTCTTCAGCAACTTGATGTGATGAAAAACCACTTCGTGGTTAAAGAACACCCCGGCATTGTGCACCCTGGCTTCAATGCAGACTTCACCGCCGTTGAAGGCAACAACAACAGCGATGTGTTCACCCACTACTTCGAAGCCCTGATGGCTTTGCATGACATCCTGAAAGGCCAACGCAAAGCCGAAGTCCACCAGATGATCCAGCAAGCAGGCGAAGGGCTGATTCAGGTGCTGTACAGGGACCAAACAGGTTACACAGACCGGGGCTACGTTGCCTACAACTACGACAGCGCATGGGAACCTGCTTCTGCCCCCTACACCAGAGACACCCAATGGACCACCTCCAGACAGGCGAGCACCGGACACAACATCGAATTGGCCTACCTGCTCTCTCGGGCCGTGGAAAGGGGCTTTGATCCCCAATGGCTGAAAACCGCCCAGAAACTCAAGAAGTTTGTGGAGGTGCACGCCTTGAATCCAGACACCGGGGCCATGCAATACGAAGTCACCGACCATGACGGCACTCCCTTGCAAGGCAATCCAGACAATGATTTTTATGTCTGGTGGGCCAACAGCGAAACCGCCAGAGGCTTCCTGCATTTTTATGTGGTACGCAAAGATGACACTTTGAAGGAATTTGCCCTTCAAGAGAATTTCATTCAAAACCACTTTGTGGACAAAGAATTCGGTGGATGGTATCAATCGGTGCATGTGGGAGACCTGCAGGTCTTTGACACCACCAAGGGAAGCATTTGGACCATGAACTACCATGAAACCATGCTGGCTGTGGAAGTGCTTCGTCTGGCCCGACTGTATCCTGAGGCGATGGGAAAACAGAACAGCAGTTGTTTTGTTGCTTCAAAGCGCTGA